The following DNA comes from Alnus glutinosa chromosome 6, dhAlnGlut1.1, whole genome shotgun sequence.
GAAAACTTTaccaagaatcaaatcccttgtCATGGCAACACACAAAACAGGTCAACAATCACAAAAAGGCTAAATcttagcccaaaaaaaaaacaaaaaaacaaaaaaacaaggcTAAATCCAATAtgccaaaatataaaaaacttacCATGCGTGACCAACAATGGCAAATTAAATCATAATGAGTAAATTACAATTTACTTTCCCCTAATTGTACTTAGACTTCTAAACTTCAATTCACTTCAACGCGCACTTTATTAAGTCAAAACATTTTATAATGACTTTGAAAGTTGGAAGATGCAATAAGttggaatttgaaaattctaaGTACAAATAGGGATAAGGTATAATACACCCCTTGACAAACGGAGCCATATATTTTGCTTTTCCTTGGACCATTTTATTTGTGGTTGTCGGTGCTAATTGTTAGGTCCCACCACTTGTGCCCTAATttttaaagactaaaaaaaatactacgaCCACAAATTAAAGTGAGGTCCAGCACTATGTTTCTTCTAGAACTCTAGCACTATCACTATGTCCATGTCTATGTATGGCACGTTATACATCCAAGTGTGTCATAGACATAGGCGGAGGATTAAGGGATGTCTTTTGCTTACACGTACACACTTTGAAGGCTAAAGCAATCAGTACAAATGACTGAATGAGCACCGATATTCAGTAGATTGACATATAGttgttatattattaaaaaataatgttttacttagcgtaaaaaattaattttactgttatattattataataatacaataattatataacaatatattaaataatactACTTATTTATTTAAGGATGTAGtccttctttttaaaaataaatatgttgAAGAGATAAATGTTTAATttcacttttattaaaaaaaaacatgtaaatttattattaaatatttgatattttatgtaggtctcataaatttaataatagatTTGTGAAAAAAAGGTGTAAGAGAATGTTGtcaaacacatttttattttggaaataatataataaaaaaaatgttaaaatagatTTCAACAACAataaagaatttattttatcccGTTACAAGAAGTGAAGCTCAACGACCCAATTACACCAAGTCAACGACCGTCACAGTCGTTTGCGTCTTCTTCCTGAATCTTCCAagctttataatttatatttatatatatttttttttttcactcaatTTGCTCTCTTTCCTGGATCCCACTTAGGTTGGCTGGGGTCGGGTTCATATATAAGGCGTTCCCCTGCGAAATTACCTGGTTGTTCTGTTTCCTTTAATACCCTAGCTACTGGCTACTgttctgaagaagaagaagaagaggcagcAATGGGGGGAGGCAACGGTCAGAAGTCCAAGACGGCCCGTGAGAGGAACATGGAGAAGCAAAAAGCTGCCAAAGGTACACATATCTTCCCTCTGAGAATTCGAGGAGAACAGTTTTGACTGTTAGAAGGTTTTAATTTTCTCTGGTCCGAATAAACTAAAACCCCAtgattattcatccaaaaaaaataaaaccccatgactaattttttttttttttttttttttgagctttttgtttagttatattttttctcttataatTTCTCAGCAATCACACGGAACCTTTGGCTtctcttgttattattattattattattattttcattataatttgaTTTGAAAATTGGTCCGATCTCTGCGCAGGAAGTCAGCTTGAATCGAACAAGAAGGCCATGACGATCCAGGTAAATTCTTTAGGCTTATGCATTCCAAGTAGATGCTAAAATTATTCTGGTTTAGAAATCTTCTTACAGGACTTCATTTGTCGTTGTGATTTTTGTTATCATATATGTTTATGATATATTAACCATGGTTTAGAAATCTTCTTACAGGACTTCATTTGTCGTTGTGATTTTTGTTATCATATATGTTTATGATATATTAACCATGGTCCTGAAAATCTGAACTGATAAGAAAtggataatttttattattaacacTTCCCTGAGGAGTGATTCATGCACCATAGAAAGGTGTTCTTGATTATGTTTGAGTCCAATCAGTAAGCTGTAGAAGCCACTTGATTAtgattaattgaaaaataagttTGTGAATTATGTCCGAAGGTCTAGTACAGGGCTTTCTGATAATCCAGATTCCAAACATTGTGAGGTGCATGTAGAATAAGGGCATAAACTGGATCTCTCTCTGCTCTTTGATCCTGCTTGCCGTGAGACATTGTTTCTCCAAATTGCAGTCTCGTATCTAGGAGTCGCAATTCGTGTTCGCGTGTCAGATTCAGATATAAGACAATACTGGTCAATTTTAACTCGACCCCTCAATCCTACCTTACTAATTTCGTGTTCAATCTGGATCGGGTTCACGGGTCATGCAAAATATTGTCAACTCTTATGTCACGTGTCGGGTCCAGGTAATATCAATGCATGGATATAAGACTTTATAGATCAATCATAatctgacctatttaattaaacaagttaaaCTCCTTAACCCTAGCCGGCTAATTTCGTATTTGGTTTGCGAGTTTTATCAAAAATTGACAGGCCTACTGGTATCTGGGACCATCTATCCAAaaagagaattggatttacccTTTCCATATACTAGTTCTagttttgttcttgttcttagTATTCTGGCATTAATTCCAATTAGTTTGGGTTTATTGACTCGAAAACATTAATTTGACTTTTGCTACATAACAAAAACTTTAGGGCTGTGCACCGATTCCTTATCATTCAATTACATTGGTGATTATAAGTAGAAATCTGAATTTTCAATATTCTTTTCAACAAATCAGCGGATACCTATCTCTTTAACAACATGAAGATTTTGATACAACGGTATCGAATCCATTGATGTAGCATTTTTGACCAAGAAGCTTTTAAAGGTGATTACATTTCACACCCTTTCAATGTCAGTTTTTATGGTTTGTGATCCATGGTTGGTTTTGATTGCAGTGCAAGGTTTGCATGCAGACGTTCATTTGCACCACATCAGAGGTGAAGTGTAGGGAACACGCAGAAGCAAAGCACCCCAAATCTGATGTTTCTGCGTGTTTCCCTCATCTTAAGAAATGAAATACTTGTAGACATGGGTGCAAAGCTTC
Coding sequences within:
- the LOC133870055 gene encoding uncharacterized protein At2g23090-like; amino-acid sequence: MGGGNGQKSKTARERNMEKQKAAKGSQLESNKKAMTIQCKVCMQTFICTTSEVKCREHAEAKHPKSDVSACFPHLKK